A region of the Methylobacterium nodulans ORS 2060 genome:
TCGAGCACCACGGAGAGGTCGCCCCGGCGGGTGATCGCCCGGAACTTCTGCGGGTCGAGGGTGTCCAGCGAGACATTGATGCGGCGCACGCCCAGATCCGCGAGCTCGGCCGCGTGCTGCTTCAGCTGCGTGCCGTTCGTGGTGAGCGTCAGTTCGTCGAGGGCGCCGGAGGCGAGGTGGCGCGAGAGCCCGCGGAACAGGTGCATGATGTCCCGCCGCACCAGCGGTTCGCCGCCGGTGATGCGCAGCTTGCGCACCCCATGCGCGACGAAGACCGAGCAGACCCGGTCCAGCTCCTCCAGGGTGAGCAGGTCGCGCTTGGGGAGGAAGGTCATGTCCTCCGCCATGCAGTAGACGCAGCGCAGGTCGCAGCGATCCGTCACCGAGACGCGCAGATAGGTGATCGCCCGCTGGAACGGGTCGATGAGGGGCGCCGGCCGCACGGGCGCGGGGCGCGTCGTCTCGTCGGGGGGACCCCACATGGCGGATTCGGTTCCTCACGCGGCGTCGGGCTGCGCGGCGTCTGGCGGCCGCGTCGAACCCTGCCTATTGCATGCATATGAGCATATGAGGACTTGGACCACGGCGGGCAAGCCGTGGGGCGCCCGGGAGAGCCGTCATGAGTGACGCAGACTGGCCGACGGAGATCCGACTGTCGCGGGACAAGCGGGTGCTGCACGTGACCTTCGCGAGCGGCGCGAGCTTCGCGCTCCCGGCCGAGTACCTGCGGGTCGAGAGTCCCTCGGCCGAGGTGCAGGGCCACGCCCCCTCCGAGCGCAAGTGGCTCGGCGGCAAGCGCGAGGTCCAGATTCTGTCGGTCACGCCGGTCGGCAACTACGCCGTCAAACTGGCCTTCGACGACATGCACGACACCGGGATCTATTCCTGGACCTATCTGCGCGAGCTGGGGCTCGAGCAGGAGGAGCGATTCGCCCGCTACCTGGACGAGATCGCCAAGCGCGGCCTCAGCCGCGATCGGGTCCGGCCGGCCTGACCGGCCTGTCCGCCCCGGGTTTCGGTCCGCTGCGGCGAGCAAAAAAACCGGTGCGTGACAGCCTCTTGGCCTGAGCTTCGGGGCGGGGGTGGCTCTTTGTTCAGCATCTGTTAATCTTCTGGCGATCCGATGGCCCGCGTCCCAGGGGCCTTCGACAGGAGTTGCCGATGTTCAGCATTGGACCCTTCCACCGGTCGTCCGGCCAGCCTGCGGGGATCTACACCTCGCTGCTTCCGCTTGAGCCGGAGCCTCTGGAGACCCCCACGGGCGGCGCCCCGTCCGCTCCGGCGCCGACCTTCCGCCGGCACGCCCTCGCCACCGTGCTGCTCATCGTGATGACGCTCGCGGTCCAGTCGGCCGTGGGGTGGTGGACGCTGCCCGGTGCGCCGCACGACCTGTCGCCTTCGGCCCTTGCGCCGACGGAACGCGCGCCGTCCTGAAGGTTGTCGCGAGACTCTCCGACATTCTGCCGCATCGGTGTCGAGAACCGGGCGACAATCCAGCCTGCCCCTTGCGCAGAGGCCACAATTCGTTAACGTCCCGTTCAGCGGGGAACGCTCGCGAAACTCAGCGCAAAGGGGGAGGCCTCACATGGCTTCAGACGCTGTCACCACGCACGATGCTATTCGGGTGAAGCCCACCCAGGACGGGACCTACACGGTGTACCGGGGCACCAGCGTGCTGGTGAGCGGCCTCACCCGCGCCCAGGCCGAGCTTTACGAGGCCTCGATCATCCAGCAGGCGCGCAGGGCGCAGGACTCCGCTTCCGGCCGTTCCATCCACTGAAGTCTCGATCGCCTCCGGCGCGGCCGAGTGGGGTTGCGGGGCCGGAACGGCGATGCAGAGCCACACGAGGACCGACTCGATCGGCGCGATCCTGGGCCGACCCGTCCTCCTTATCATCCCCCGACATGACGAACGACACCAGGGGCCGCTGAGCGAGAGACCCGTCCGGGCTGGCGCCCAGGCGTGCCCCGGGGCCGGCGTTGCCGCGACGCCGATCCGGCGCCCGGCGATCGTATCCGCGAGGTCGAGCGCGCGAGAATTCGCCCGAATCGGGGCTGCCCGTCCTCGATCGAGCAGTCAGACGTGGATTCTCCCTCCCCCTCGACGGGTATAAATCGATCCTTTGCAAACAAAATCAAATGTTAACGTCTGACGCCGAACACTGACCCGAAGGCCGCTTTCGGTCGCGGCACAGTGGACAATGAGGCATGGTCGATCTCATCGCTTGCACAGACCTCGCCGGATCCGGCGAGGAAGATCGACTGCGTGAACTCGCGGCCTACCGGATCGCGGACACCGCGCCGGAGCCGCAGATCGACTGCATCGCGGCCGTTGCGGCTGCTCTTTTCGGGACGCCCTGGGCCGCCGTGACGC
Encoded here:
- a CDS encoding gamma-butyrobetaine hydroxylase-like domain-containing protein, with product MSDADWPTEIRLSRDKRVLHVTFASGASFALPAEYLRVESPSAEVQGHAPSERKWLGGKREVQILSVTPVGNYAVKLAFDDMHDTGIYSWTYLRELGLEQEERFARYLDEIAKRGLSRDRVRPA